Proteins from one Prinia subflava isolate CZ2003 ecotype Zambia chromosome 4, Cam_Psub_1.2, whole genome shotgun sequence genomic window:
- the LOC134549439 gene encoding TRIO and F-actin-binding protein-like codes for MSGSVDDVPCMNFEANIFAKSLCQHCFRAAGAHQHAIQPRSARYTCVWARRRARSAGTRAGDIPHSAPELRVSTEKLAPTPAPVLKPTLRLPGSPPKTCFAVDVVASRVAHASPSNGLLPVPEHRPASQKPEESWPKHRKTDPPWASTLPRAPAGSLPARSNLLGGRGPLSGPRVRESHGHSGSGGTEGRHGLERQEYTVLADLPKPKRLGQQDAADHCGSRTLSPGRVEVERIFGCKRRKSETLEAFQALEEGRVDRLDGKTPVPPSKGHLTRRRSSPNLPREGQRLSWQLEQRSRDPKEPRHSPSPARHPEKASRTRGDSPCPASPGWLLDRGSQGPRSASPACRSERRAGEPLNPPCHTEKSWRSRGEPARPSNSDKGRATWQAGGIRQALEKKSRGDFLHSTGVGKGSDNVRLSRAGPPPWALSPGRRTESTRKSQKEISLPSLVRGAERQRGKPGEPLHLAGPRKPSECSWQSLRDKLTSSQPGKGTTSDWKGQGKPLCSTSPTRPLEQDWRGRGDAHQAQVWEKDWKRQEMPMCHADVMRQLERDWKNPARCLDVGVQSDDSWKRPESPAHLEEDWKGPEHTRDTHNPEKPLATDWGNKSLLIYHPQLGGSTFPLQSSTGSSGSLQPHWNASKKRNKVGARPWEL; via the exons ATGTCTGGTTCAGTGGATGACGTGCCTTGCATGAACTTTGAAGCCAACATATTTGCAAAGAGCCTGTGCCAGCACTGTTTCCGAGCTGCAGGGGCTCACCAGCATGCTATCCAG CCCCGCAGTGCGAGGTATACGTGTGTGTGGGCCCGGCGGAGGGCACGGAGCG ctggCACGAGAGCAGGGGATATCCCCCACTCAGCCCCGGAGCTGAGGGTGAGCACAGAGAAATTGGCACCGACCCCAGCGCCTGTGCTGAAGCCAACTCTACGCTTGCCAGG CTCTCCTCCGAAGACCTGCTTTGCCGTGGATGTGGTGGCATCCCGCGTCGCTCACGCCTCCCCCAGTAACGGCCTTCTCCCCGTCCCAGAGCACCGTCCTGCCAGCCAGAAGCCTGAGGAGAGCTGGCCAAAGCACCGAAAAACTGACCCTCCTTGGGCATCCACTCTGCCGCGTGCCCCAGCTGGCTCACTGCCAGCCCGCAGTAACCTGCTGGGTGGCAGGGGACCCCTCTCTGGCCCACGGGTTCGGGAGTCCCATGGGCACTCTGGCAGCGGGGGTACTGAGGGGCGGCATGGACTGGAGAGACAGGAGTACACGGTGCTGGCAGACCTGCCCAAGCCCAAGCGCCTCGGCCAGCAGGACGCTGCTGACCACTGTGGTTCCCGGACACTCAGCCCTGGCCGAGTGGAGGTGGAGAGGATATTTGGATGCAAACGCAG GAAATCAGAGACGCTGGAGGCCTTCCAGGCTCTGGAGGAGGGCCGTGTGGACCGGCTCGATGGCAAGACGCCGGTGCCACCCAGCAAAGGCCACCTAACTCGGAGGCGGTCCAGCCCCAACCTGCCCAGAGAG GGTCAACGACTCTCCTGGCAGCTTGAGCAGCGCAGCAGAGACCCCAAGGAGCCCCGGcattcccccagcccagctcggCACCCTGAGAAGGCCAGCAGGACCCGGGGGGACTCCCcatgccctgccagccctggctggctgCTGGACAGAGGCAGCCAGGGCCCACGCTCTGCAAGCCCAGCCTGCAGATcggagaggagagcaggggagcCCTTGAACCCTCCCTGTCACACTGAGAAAAGCTGGAGAAGCCGAGGGGAGCCTGCCCGCCCCTCAAACTCGGACAAGGGCCGAGCCACCTGGCAAGCAGGGGGTATACGGCAGGCACTGGAGAAGAAGAGCCGAGGGGATTTCCTGCACTCCACAGGAGTTGGGAAGGGCTCAGATAATGTCAGGCTGAGCCGGGCAGGGCCACCACCATGGGCCCTCAGTCCTGGGAGACGTACCGAGAGCACAAGGAAAAGCCAAAAGGAGATCTCGCTTCCCAGCTTGGTGCGGGGAGCAGAGAGGCAACGAGGGAAGCCAGGGGAGCCACTGCACCTTGCAGGGCCCAGGAAGCCATCCGaatgcagctggcagagcctcCGGGACAAGCTGACATCCTCCCAACCTGGAAAGGGCACCACCAGTGACTGGAAAGGGCAAGGCAAGCCCCTGTGCTCCACAAGCCCAACACGACCACTGGAGCAGGACTGGAGGGGCCGGGGGGATGCCCACCAAGCACAGGTGTGGGAGAAGGACTGGAAGCGCCAAGAGATGCCCATGTGCCATGCAGATGTGATGCGCCAGCTGGAAAGGGACTGGAAAAATCCTGCTAGGTGTCTGGATGTGGGAGTACAGTCGGATGATAGCTGGAAAAGGCCTGAGAGTCCAGCACATCTGGAGGAGGACTGGAAAGGTCCTGAGCACACACGAGATACACACAACCCTGAGAAGCCATTGGCAACTGACTGGGGGAACAAGAGTCTTCTCATTTACCAT ccccagctgggtgGAAGCACCTTCCCACTGCAAAGCAGCACTGGCTCCTCAGGAAGCCTGCAGCCACACTGGAATGCCAGTAAGAAGCGCAACAAGGTAGGGGCCAGGCCCTGGGAATTGTGA